The Balaenoptera acutorostrata chromosome 15, mBalAcu1.1, whole genome shotgun sequence genome contains a region encoding:
- the UBE2I gene encoding SUMO-conjugating enzyme UBC9 isoform X2, translating to MSGIALSRLAQERKAWRKDHPFTPWEGGLFKLRMLFKDDYPSSPPKCKFEPPLFHPNVYPSGTVCLSILEEDKDWRPAITIKQILLGIQELLNEPNIQDPAQAEAYTIYCQNRVEYEKRVRAQAKKFAPS from the exons ATGTCGGGGATCGCCCTCAGCAGACTCGCCCAGGAGAGGAAAGCTTGGAGAAAAGACCACCCGTTT ACTCCGTGGGAAGGAGGCTTGTTTAAACTACGGATGCTGTTCAAAGACGATTATCCATCCTCACCTCCGAAAT GCAAGTTTGAACCACCGTTATTTCATCCGAACGTGTACCCCTCGGGCACAGTGTGCCTGTCCATCCTGGAGGAGGACAAGGACTGGAGGCCGGCCATCACGATTAAGCAG ATCTTATTAGGAATACAGGAACTTCTAAATGAACCAAATATCCAAGACCCAGCTCAAGCAGAGGCCTACACGATCTACTG CCAAAACAGAGTGGAATACGAGAAAAGGGTTCGAGCACAAGCCAAGAAGTTTGCTCCCTCATAA
- the UBE2I gene encoding SUMO-conjugating enzyme UBC9 isoform X1: MSGIALSRLAQERKAWRKDHPFGFVAVPTKNPDGTMNLMNWECAIPGKKGTPWEGGLFKLRMLFKDDYPSSPPKCKFEPPLFHPNVYPSGTVCLSILEEDKDWRPAITIKQILLGIQELLNEPNIQDPAQAEAYTIYCQNRVEYEKRVRAQAKKFAPS; the protein is encoded by the exons ATGTCGGGGATCGCCCTCAGCAGACTCGCCCAGGAGAGGAAAGCTTGGAGAAAAGACCACCCGTTT GGTTTTGTGGCCGTCCCAACAAAAAATCCCGACGGCACGATGAACCTCATGAACTGGGAGTGCGCCATTCCCGGGAAGAAGGGG ACTCCGTGGGAAGGAGGCTTGTTTAAACTACGGATGCTGTTCAAAGACGATTATCCATCCTCACCTCCGAAAT GCAAGTTTGAACCACCGTTATTTCATCCGAACGTGTACCCCTCGGGCACAGTGTGCCTGTCCATCCTGGAGGAGGACAAGGACTGGAGGCCGGCCATCACGATTAAGCAG ATCTTATTAGGAATACAGGAACTTCTAAATGAACCAAATATCCAAGACCCAGCTCAAGCAGAGGCCTACACGATCTACTG CCAAAACAGAGTGGAATACGAGAAAAGGGTTCGAGCACAAGCCAAGAAGTTTGCTCCCTCATAA